The following coding sequences lie in one Populus trichocarpa isolate Nisqually-1 chromosome 14, P.trichocarpa_v4.1, whole genome shotgun sequence genomic window:
- the LOC112324169 gene encoding uncharacterized protein LOC112324169, protein MGKAYQRDRNPEFLGLVGYYRRFIKVFSIIASPLTKLTHKEVKFVWSEECEASFQEPKERLTSAPALALPSGTEGFVANVVADALIRKGKIVMNDIEIKEQGSIVELKKLGLQLNVGPEGSLLAQLKIQFVPRYKVLVAQQVGKKKVKDIKESVNQGIEKAFQMLSGGLIAMGRRIYLPDHKTLKEEVLRETHESRFATHPGSMKIMEMGGYFYDFVMGLPRGRKGNDAIWVVVDRLTKSVLFFPMKMTDLVDKLTKLYVNEVIKLYGVPVLIISNRDPRFTSRLWPSLQRTLGTKLNVSTTFHP, encoded by the exons atgggaaaggcctaccaGCGTGACAGAAATCCGGAGTTCTTAGGTCTTGTTGGGTATTATAGGAGGTTTATTAAGGTGTTCTCCATCATAGCATCACCTCTGACTAAGCTGACCCACAAGGAAGTCAAGTTTGTTTGGTCGGAAGAGTGTGAAGCGAGCTTTCAAGAACCGAAGGAGAGACTCACTTCTGCTCCTGCGCTGGCCCTTCCATCAGGGACAGAagggtttgtg gctaatgtagtagccGATGCATTGATTAGGAAGGGAAAAATAGTGATGAATGATATTGAGATTAAGGAACAGGGAAGTATAGTGGAATTAAAGAAATTGGGCTTGCAGCTAAATGTAGGGCCTGAGGGATCACTATTAGCTCAGTTAAAGATCCAATTTGTGCCTCGATACAAggtcttggtggctcaacaggtagggaaaaaaaaggtaaaggaTATCAAGGAGAGTGTAAACCAGGGTATAGAGAAAGCATTCCAAATGTTATCTGGtgggctaatagctatgggTAGGCGAATTTATTTGCCTGATCATAAGACTTTGAAGGAAGAAGTATTGAGAGAAACTCATGAATCCcgatttgctactcatcctgGAAGTATGAAGAT aatggaaatgggaggatatttctaTGATTTTGTGATGGGATTACCTAGGGGAAGgaaggggaatgatgccatatgggtGGTTGTAGATCGACTGACAaaatctgttttgttttttcctatgAAAATGACTGATTTGGTCGATAAGCtaacaaaattatatgtaaatgaagtaatcaAACTTTATGGAGTGCCAGTGTTGATTATATCGAAtcgggatccaaggttcacGTCGAGATTATGGCCTAGCTTACAACGAACATTGGGGACAAAGTTGAATGTAAGCACAACATTTCATCCTTAG